In the genome of Magnolia sinica isolate HGM2019 chromosome 2, MsV1, whole genome shotgun sequence, one region contains:
- the LOC131238022 gene encoding uncharacterized protein LOC131238022 translates to MDFPIDPPTLKSITSLFFGKKEKKPPMQTPPPPPLEPGLKTLTTPITLNRSLSCKKPNILSFSSSSSSLSSLSSPPSPSPSSCPLMDEPKYHEKEREVPCHVDIAIGNANGIGIEKEKEEKPRAVFHGRYRRRRSFQEEKEYPPPIPLLARTGNLPCHMPWVLKRSYIDNGRLIIQEVKVKHHEFFRAHRANGRLTLQIVQLDESATLLRQKPESSNPNGRTDETSENGKEGEEKDKPKKHQLHSLAPSSSSSSSPSLPSLAKNTNTSHIPSMSPSLPSLAKNTNTSHIPSMSPSSLPPQPSMLSKELKSMLDPNRCSTMKKNLSMREEKNVRDVMETGTLPSILSSSMPESSFGISGGNAGGWFMNKRSNSLFQMPIPTIRPVHS, encoded by the coding sequence ATGGATTTCCCAATAGACCCACCTACGCTCAAGTCCATCACATCCCTCTTCTTtggtaaaaaagagaaaaagccaCCCATGCAAACCCCACCACCTCCCCCTCTTGAACCGGGCCTCAAGACTCTCACCACCCCAATAACTCTCAACCGTTCGCTTAGCTGTAAGAAACCCAACATCCTATCTttctcctcgtcatcctcatctTTATCATCCCTATCATCGCCACCTTCACCCTCACCCTCTTCTTGTCCTTTAATGGATGAACCCAAGTatcatgagaaagagagagaggtcccATGCCATGTAGACATTGCCATTGGCAATGCCAATGGCATTGGCATCGAGAAGGAAAAGGAGGAAAAGCCACGGGCGGTGTTTCATGGCCGGTACCGGAGACGACGATCATTTCAAGAAGAGAAGGAATATCCGCCTCCTATCCCCCTCCTTGCACGGACGGGCAATTTGCCATGCCACATGCCGTGGGTCCTCAAACGGTCTTATATCGACAACGGCCGCCTAATCATCCAGGAGGTGAAGGTCAAGCACCACGAGTTCTTTCGAGCCCACAGAGCCAATGGGCGCCTGACCCTCCAGATCGTCCAGCTCGATGAATCGGCTACTTTACTTAGACAGAAGCCAGAAAGCTCAAATCCAAATGGCCGAACTGATGAGACCTCAGAGAACGGaaaggaaggagaagagaaagacaAACCAAAGAAGCATCAGCTTCATTCATTAGCGCCATCATCGTCATCGTCCTCATCACCATCTCTACCATCTCTTGCAAAGAACACAAATACATCGCATATCCCATCAATGTCACCATCTCTACCATCTCTTGCAAAGAACACAAATACATCGCATATCCCATCAATGTCACCATCTTCACTACCACCTCAGCCATCCATGCTAAGCAAAGAACTGAAAAGCATGCTCGACCCCAACCGTTGCAGCACCATGAAAAAGAATTTAAGCATGCGGGAGGAGAAAAACGTGCGTGATGTGATGGAGACAGGGACATTGCCGTCGATACTATCATCTTCAATGCCCGAATCTTCATTTGGAATCAGCGGCGGGAACGCAGGGGGTTGGTTTATGAATAAGAGGTCCAACTCGCTGTTTCAAATGCCAATTCCCACCATTCGACCTGTACACAGCTAG